The Sphingopyxis fribergensis DNA segment CAGCGTCGCCTGAATTCGGGCGACGATTGCGGTGCGCTGCTCGCGGCGCAGCGCATTGGTCGCGTAGCGCGGATCGTCAACCATCGACGGATTGCCCAGTACGTCCCAGAAACGGGCCCAGATCGCATCATTGCCGAGACCCAGCGTAATCGGTTCGTCAGCGGTCTCGAACGCTTGATAGATGGCGATCACGCTGTCCTTCGCGCCGGTGCGACGGGGGACTTCGCCCGATCCCATATAGGGGGTGACGCGGCAGGCGAGAAAACGGACCATGGAATCGACGAGCGCGATGTCGATGAAAGCACCTTGCCCCGTCGTCTGGCGGCGGAACAGCGCCGCGAGCGCACCAAAGGCCGCGTCCTGCCCCGCGAGCATGTCGGCGGCAGGTGCGCCGACCTTTTGCGGTTCGCCGTCCGCCTCCCCGGTAATGTCCATGACTCCCGAATAACCCTCAGCAATCAGGTCGTAGCACGGCATGTCGGCGCGCGCTCCGTCCGCTCCAAAGCCCGTGATCGAGGCGTGGACGATGCGCGGGTTTAGCGCCCTCGTCGCCCGATAGTCGATCCCCAGCTTCGCCGCGACACGCGCGGGCACGTTGGTGATCAGCACATCGGCCGCGCGCACCAGCTCTTCCAGTATCGCGCGGCCCCCGGGCTTCGCATAGTCGAGGCACAAGCTCTGCTTGTTGCGGTTGACGCTGAGAAACCACAGCGACTCCCCGCCCAGAAAGGGTGGCCCCCACGCGCGCGCATCGTCGCCGCCGGGCCGTTCGACCTTGATTACCTCGGCCCCCATGTCGCCGAGTAGCATCGCTGCATAGGGACCCGCGACCGAACTGGTCAGGTCGAGCACACGCACGCCCGCCAGCAACTTGAATCCGCGCCCGGACGGTACGAGCGGCAACGCGTCGAGTGGAAGCTTATGTTTCATATCGGTCGTCCCTGACATTTCCGAGCGGCAGCCGTATCGAGGCCGCGCTTCAGCCACGCGCGCGTGTCGGCGGGGTCGATCACGGCGTCGATATCGATGAACTGCGCCGCCGCCACGGCTTTCCCACTCGAATAAAGCGCGGCAACCTGCTCCTGGAAGCGAGCCTCGCGCGCCACTGGATCGGCGATCGCCTCCAACTCGCGGCGATGGCCAAGGCGCACTGCGCCTTCCAGCCCCATGCCACCAAGCTCGCCAGTCGGCCAGGCGATCGTGAAGGCACTGGCGTGGAGAGAACCGCCCGCCATCGCCATCGCGCCGAGGCCATAACCCTTCCGGACCACGATCGTGAACATCGGTACGCGCAGCGAAGCAGCGACGGTGAACATATACGCGCCTTTACGCACCGTGCCGGTTTTCTCCGCCTCCGGTCCGACCATGAATCCGGGCGTGTCGCATAGCGACAGGACCGGCAGGCCGACCCTGTCGCAAAGCTTGAGAAAATCCGTTGCCTTGCTGCATCCATCCGCGTCCATCGCGCCTGATAGGCGGCGACAGTCATTGGCAATCAGCCCCAGCGGGCGCCCGTCGACCCGCAGGAATCCCGTGATCATCCCCGAGCCGAACTCTGGGCGCAGTTCGGTCCAGCTCCGATCATCGGCGATCAGTTCGATCGCCGCGCGGATGTCGAACACGCGCAGCCGGTTTTCCGGGACGACATGGCGAAGCAGGCGCTGATCGGCATATTCGACCTGGCTGGATCGTCCCTGAAAATAGCCGAGGATATGTTTGGCCGCGGTCGTCGCTGCGGCTTCGTCGATGCTGACCACATCGATCACGCCGTTCGCCCGCATCACGTCGGTCGGTCCGATCGCTTCGGGCGCGAAAGTGCCGAGCCCGCCGCCTTCGATCATCGCCGGGCCGCCGAGCCCGATGTTCGCCCCCTCCGTCGCGATGATGATATCGCAGCAGCCGAGCATGACCGCATTGCCCGCGAAGCAGCGCCCCGAAGCGATCCCGATGCGAGGAACAAGCCCGGAAAGCGCGGCAAGATCATGAAAGCTCGGTCCGGCCAGGCCGGTGGATCTGCGCCCCTCGCTGCCGTCGCTTGGACGGCCGCCGCCGCCCTCGGTGTAGAAGACCAGTGGAATCTCGAGGTCGCGCACGATGGAGAGCAGTCGGTCGGTCTTGGCGTGATTCATCCGGCCCTGCGTGCCCGCGATCACTGTGAAGTCGTAGGCGAGCGCGGCGCATTTCGCCCTCTCTTCACCGAATTCGGCGGCATTTACCGTGCCAATCCCGGTTACCAAGCCATCGCCCGGCGTCTCCCGCATCAGATCCTCGACCGTGCCGCGCCGTCCGCTGGCGATAGCGAGGCCGCCATATTCAATGAAGCTGTCCGGGTCGAACAGGTCGGATAGATTCTCGCGCGCCGTTCGCTGACCGGACCGGCGCCGCCTGGCGACCGCTTCGGGGCGATGCTCGTCAAGCGTCAGCGCAATGCGCGCATCCAGTTCGGCGAGATCGGGGCGGCGCGCATCGAGATCGATCTCCGTCGATTCAACCGTCTCGCTTTCGCCGATCTCGGCGGGCTCGAGGAACAACAGCGGCATCCCTTCCCCGAATATTTCTCCCGGCGTCGCGACGATCGCGCGGACTAGCCCGGAAAACTCTGCGTTGACGACGTGCTGCATCTTGAGCGCTTCCATCATCGCGAGCGGCTGCCCGGCGCGCACGGCGTCACCGGGATCCACATTGACCGAAACCAGCAACCCAGTCAGCGGCGCAGGAATCGCCACGGTGCCGGCCGGGGCGGCAGGACGAGCGGCGGGGGGCGCCTGCACGATCACGCCGAAATCCTGCTCGACGCGAACCTCGGCGATTGCCATCATGTCCGGCAACGTCCGCTCAAACCAGCGCGTGTCGATCGTCGATGCGGCAAATTCGGGGCGATCGAGCAACGCCGCCAGCAGGGCCAGATTATTCTCTGCCCCCTCGATCCGAAAATCGGCGAGGGCGTAGCGCGCACGCTGGGTCGCGGCGGCAAAATCCGCGTCATGGACGATCAATTTGGCCACAAGCGAATCGAAACGCGGATTGACCGCATAGCCCACATAGCCCGCGCCATCGACGCGCACGCCCGGTCCGCCCGGCACATCATAGGCAGTGATCGCGCCGCCGGCGGGCCTTATATTTCCGACCGCGTCGATGCTCTCCGCATTTATGCGCAGCTGGATCGCACATCCGCGCGGCGTAGGGTCTTGATCCAGCCCAAGATCGACAAGCCGCGCGCCGCAGGCGATGAGCAGGCTCGCCTTGACCAAATCGACACCAAAGACCTCTTCGGTGACGGTATGCTCGACCTGGATACGCGGATTGACCTCGATGAACGCGAAAGCATGCCGATCCCCCGGTGCGGCATCGCAATCGACCAGGAACTCCACCGTCGCCAGTCCGCTATAGGGCGCGGCGGCGATCAGATGGTGGGCGGCGGCGACTATGCGCGCTTCCAGATCGAAGGCGAGCGCCGGGGCAGGCGCGATCTCCACCAATTTCTGGTTGCGGCGCTGGAGCGTGCAGTCCCGCGTACCGATCGTCGCGACATGGCCACCGGCATCTGCGACCACCTGCACCTCGATATGGCGCGCGCGTTCGACGAAGCGTTCGACGATAACGGCCCCCGATCCGAAAGCCGCCTCAGCCTCCACCGCGCAGGCATTCATCGCGGACTCAAGGTCGCCAGCGTCGCGGACCAGCCGGATGCCGCGTCCGCCTCCGCCCGCGACGGCCTTCACCATCACCGGCCCCGTGGCAAGCAACGCCAGTGCCTGCCCGACATCGGCATGATCGATGCCCTCAAGCGTGGAAACCCCCACCGTTTCCGCCAGCTTCTTGGCGTGTAGCTTGTCGCTGAACCGTTCCAGAGCCTCGGGCGGCGGGCCGACGAACCGGATTCCCGCATCGGCGCACGCTCGGGCGAAGTCGGCATTTTCGCTGAGAAGCCCATAGCCGGGATGCACCGCATCGCATCGATGGGCGACGGCCGCTTCCACCACTCCCGCAATATCCAAGTAAGCGGCAGGGCCATTTCCGGAAAGCTCCACCACCTCGTCGGCCGAGCGAAGGTGCAGAGCCCGCGCATCGTCGGACGAATGGATCGCGACGGTCGCAATGCCGAGTTCCCTCGCCCCGCGCGCGATACGGATTGCGATTTCCCCGCGATTGGCGATCAGCAGCTTCTCGATCCTATTGTTCACGTCATTCCGCTCCGGCCCGCACGGCATAGCTCCAGGCCAGTTTCGCTAGCGCTGCGACGCGTGGTTCCGCATTGGCGGCGTCGGGATGGCTTGCGGTCCCGTCGCGCACGCGCCCCAATATGCCCTGCGTGATGCCCGCCAGCCGGAAGAAATTATAGGCGAAGAACCAGTCGAGATTTTCGATCCCCGACCGTCCGGTGAGGCCGCAATATTGCTTGATCGTTTCCTCCATTGTCGGAATGCCGTGCGCCGCCAGATCGGTGATCAATGAAATCGGCCCATTGATCCAGTTGGTGAGCACATAAGTGAAATCGGCAAGCGGATCGCCCAGCGTCCCGAGTTCCCAGTCCAAAACTGCGACGACATGCGGCTCCACAGGGTGGAAGATCATATTGTCCATGCGATAGTCGCCGTGCACCACCGACGTGCGGTCCTGGTGCGGTACCGTTGTCGGCAACCACGCGATCAGCCGCTCCATCTCATCGATATGGCGGGTTTCGGACGCTTTATACTGCCGCGCCCAGCGATCGACCTGTCGCGCCATATAGTTGCCGGGTCGGCCATAGCGGGAAAGGCCGATCGCCGCATGGTCGAGATTGTGCAGCGAGGCGAGCGTCCCGATCTGCGCCCTGAAAACAGCGCTGCGTTCGGCCGGCGCGAGTTCGGGAAGGCTCTGGTCCCAGAAGATGCGTCCTTCCACCATCTCCATGATATAGAACCATGTCCCGATGACATCGTCGTCGGTGCAAAGGGCAAAGGGACGCGCCACGGGAAAGCCGGTCGGGTAGAGCGCGGAAATCACTCGGAACTCCCGGTCGACCGCATGGGCGGAGGGCAGAAGCTTGCCCGGAGGCTTGCGCCGGAGAACGTAGTTAGCCGTTGGAGTGCGAAGCTGATAGGTAGGATTCGATTGTCCGCCCCTGAACTGACGGACTGCCAGCGGTCCGTCATAGCTGTCGACATGGGTAGTCATCCACGCGGCCAGCGCGGCCGGGTCGAAACGATGGGGTCCTTCGGGTTCCTTGGTGCCGATATTGGCCCGCTCGCGCACCTGCGCGGCCGAGACATCCGGGGTTTCGGGCATGGTCTACTCTTTCTTTAGTCGTCGGGCATCCACGCTCGGGCGGCGGAACCAGACACGGAGCGAGCCGCGAGAAGATATAACCCGGCAGCCGCCAGAAAAGCGGCGCAGGGCACAAGCAGCGCCCAGCGCAATGCGTCATCTCCAAAACGCGGCGTGATGATGTCGCTGATGGCGCCCGAGATATATGGCCCGAGTCCGTTGCCCAATATGGCGATCGCAAATACCATGATGGCGATCCCCATCGCCCGCCGATGGGGTTCACAAAAGGACTGGATTGCGGAAAGCGCCACGCCGGACGCGCCGCCGGCGGCCATCGACGCGAACACCTGCATCGACAAGGCGGTTGGCACGTCGGGACTGAGGAGGACGAGGCCGTATAGCGGGGCGGAGGCGATAGACGTGATCATCGGCAGCCACATTTCCCAGCGCGTGTCCCTCTGGATAAGACGGACGGAGAGCGAGCCCCCCACCAGGACGCCGAAAATCCCTCCGGCCGCCGATGCCGCACCCATCCACGCCCCGGCCTCCGCCACGCTGAGGTGATGCGAGCGGATGAAATAGGGAATCATCCACAGCTTCAGACTGTAGCTGGCGAATGCCCCGAACGTGTTTGCCGCCACGATCAGACGGTAAGGAGGCCGCTTCATCAAGGCCACAAACGCGGTGTACCACGGCTCGCCCGCTTCGGACCGTGCTCCCCGCGGAGCCGGCTCAGGCAGGGTAAAAAGGATGAGCAGGGCCAGCGGCAGGCCGCACAGCCCGAAAGCCATTAGCGTCGTCCGCCAGCCGAAGTGCCCGGTGAGATAGGCAGCGATGATCAACCCAACGCTCAGCCCGGCGATGCCGCCCGCCTGGAAAATGCTGATCCCCAACGCGCGACGGCGCGGCGACATGTAATCACCGATGACGGAATGCGATATGGGTATGCAGCCCGCTTCCCCCACCGCTACGCCCATTCGGGCGATCGCGAGGACCAGAAAGGAACCGGCGAGCCCCATCAATGCGGTCGCTACGCTCCACACCATCACGCACAATCCGAGGATACGGACGCGCACGGTCCGATCCGCCAGCCGCGCGATGGGAATGCCGGCTACGGCGTATACCAGGGCAAATATCAAACCGGACAAAAGCCCCACATTCGCATCGCTGAGGCCAAGCTCGCGCTTCAGCGGCTCAGCGATCACGGACAGGATCATACGGTCGGCATAGTTGAAGAAGCTGACCAGCGCGAGGACGCCTAGCGCATAGGCCGTCATCGCCGGTCCGACGCCGGAATTCTCCGCATCGAATTGCGCGCGGATATCCGCTGCACCCGACATCTCAGCTGTTGCGCCGAATTAACGCATAATCGATGCGCCGTGGATCAAGGAAGGGTTTCAGCGCCGCGTCAGAAGCGGCACCTCGCCTGAAATATTCCAGATTTCCCGGCGCTTTCGCCATGCCACTCTCCCAAAGAAAGGCCGCACCGCCTTGGCGGCGATATGCGATAAGGCAATCTAGGGTCGGTACTTCAATTATCAAAATTCATATCTTGAATTTTTACCAATTCATCATATGAATGATAAATGATCGATTCCCCGGAAAAAACGCCAAGCCTGAAGCGCCTTCGCCGACAAGATCTGAATCTTTTTGTCGTGCTGGACGCCATATATCGCGAGCAGAGCCTGACTGCGGCGGGCGAGCGACTGGGCTTGACACAGCCGGCGATGAGTCACGCCCTTCGGCGGCTCCGGGAGATGATGGGCGACGACCTGTTCGGTCGCCAGGGTGCAAGCATGACGCCCACCCCGTTCGCACGGAATATCATCTCCGATGTGCGGCGTGCCCTCCTGATACTGGAGGGTCGCCTCCACGAACAGCGTCGTTTCGATCCGGTCAACGCGAACCAGATATTCCGCCTCGGCCTTTCGGAGCGTACAGAGATCATCCTGTTGCCCAATCTGATCGACTGGCTTGGCCGGGAAGCCCCTGGCGTCAGCGTCGTATCGACCGACACACGCCCCGACGGGATTGAAAGCGGCCTCGCCAACGGCCATGTCGACCTTGTCCTGGAGGCGTCGGTTCCCGTCAGCGCCGCGATACGGCGCCGCATGCTGGCGCAGGACGAATTGGTCGTTGCAGTCCGTCGCGGACATAGCGTCCTGAGCGGCAGGAGCCTGAGCCTGGAGCAATATCTGGCGCTGAATCACGTCCTGGTCGCCGGCAATAGGGGCGCTGGAGTCGAGGATCATGAATTGAGTCGACGCGGATTGCGCCGGACGGTGGTGGTTCAATGCCAATCACATAAAAGCGCTTTGGAGATCATTCTGCATTCCGACATCCTATTGACGCTGTCTCGGCTGGAAGCAGAGACGATCACGGCCGCGGATGAACTCGAATTCTATCCTTTTCCGCTCGATGCCCCCATGCCACCGCTCACCCTGTACTGGCATGCGTCCATGCAGGACGATCCCGCCAATTCATGGCTCCGACAGGCCATCGATCTTTTAATGTTAAACGATAAAACAGCCTGATTCCAAATCACTATATCTTCAGGCTAGCGCGCCTCGCTTCCGCGTCGTGAGAACGCCCAACAAAGCAAAGAGATTCTTCCGCAATGTTTCCGCGGCTTGGTCCGGAACTCGCGTATGCCGCCAGGAACTCCCCTCCACGACGGCAGACCAAAGATCGGCGGCTTCAGCGGGAGGCATGACGAGCTGCAATCCGACGGCGTCCACCAGATCAGCGATCCGCTGGCCCAGATTCGCCGACAATTGGTCCGCGATCGCTTCGTAACGCTCGGCTACATTCGTATTTCGGGCGGCCAGCAGGCGGAACTCGGCATGCAAAAGCCGCCACTTCGCATCGCTGGCTTCGGTCAGGGCATAACGGTGGGCGGCGGCGCCCAGCGGGTCGGGATGATCTGCAACACCGATCCACAAACGCGCCAGACGGCTGGCTAGACGTCGGGCTTCCTCGTCGAACACGGCAATGAACAGGTCTTCCTTCGATGCATAGCTGGAATAAAAGGCCCCTCGCGTCATATTGATGCGCTGGCAGATCGCATCGAGGCTCGCCGCCTCGAAGCCCCGTTCCGCAAAAACATCGCAAGCCGCCTCCAAAAGTCGCGCCGCCGTGTCGGCCCGGCGCATCTTCACCCTTGGCATGGGCGGCTTAAATGCCGTTGCCATCATCATCCTCCGCAATTGACATACCAATCTGAATCGGCCTACCAAACAAATATACGAACTCGTATATTAGCTTGGACCCGTTGAGAGGATAGCACGTGGCCACTGCGAAGTCCGATGAAAAAGCCGTTCCATCCAAGGAGGAGGAGCGTACTTCGCGCCCCATCGCTCCTCCGCCCCATCTGAGCGAGATGGCGCAGCAGCTTCTCTCGACGCCGCCGGCAGCCAGGCCTCCGTTCCCGGCGACGGACGATCCGGAGAGTTGGATACCCTATATTGAATCGATGAACGACAGGTTCCGGAACTTTATGAACCCCCGCCTGCGCGAACGGATGCAACGAGTCCGGACTACCTCGCTGGGAGGCCCCTTGTGCTATATAGCCGAACCGGAGCAGAATGTCATCGCAGGCAAGGTTTGCCTGTCGCTCCACGGCGGCGCGCTGATGCTTCAGGGCGGCGATCTCGTTGCCTATGATGTTCTGAAGACAGCCTCGCAAAGCGGCTGCCTGACCTTTTCGGTCGACTATCGGATGCCGCCGCACGATCCCTATCCCGCCGGCCTCGATGATTGCCTTGCTGCCTATGTCCACCTGCTGGAAAGCTGGCGCGCGCAGGATATCATTGTCATCGGCATTTCGGCGGGGGGCAATCTCGCCGCGTCGATGGTCCTGCGCGCCATCGACGAAGGGCTGCCCGCTCCAGCCGGGCTTGTGCTGCGCTCGCCAGAGGTCGATCTCACAGAATCGGGCGATACCTTCCACACAAATTTCGGGATCGACAATGTCCTGCCGGTCAAGTTGATGCCGATCAACCGCGTCTATGCCGGGGGACAGCCGCTCGATCATCCCTATATCAGCCCGCTCTTCGGCGGCTTCACGTCGGCTTTCCCGCCGACCTTCGTGCAG contains these protein-coding regions:
- a CDS encoding phosphotransferase family protein, which produces MPETPDVSAAQVRERANIGTKEPEGPHRFDPAALAAWMTTHVDSYDGPLAVRQFRGGQSNPTYQLRTPTANYVLRRKPPGKLLPSAHAVDREFRVISALYPTGFPVARPFALCTDDDVIGTWFYIMEMVEGRIFWDQSLPELAPAERSAVFRAQIGTLASLHNLDHAAIGLSRYGRPGNYMARQVDRWARQYKASETRHIDEMERLIAWLPTTVPHQDRTSVVHGDYRMDNMIFHPVEPHVVAVLDWELGTLGDPLADFTYVLTNWINGPISLITDLAAHGIPTMEETIKQYCGLTGRSGIENLDWFFAYNFFRLAGITQGILGRVRDGTASHPDAANAEPRVAALAKLAWSYAVRAGAE
- a CDS encoding LysR family transcriptional regulator, which gives rise to MIDSPEKTPSLKRLRRQDLNLFVVLDAIYREQSLTAAGERLGLTQPAMSHALRRLREMMGDDLFGRQGASMTPTPFARNIISDVRRALLILEGRLHEQRRFDPVNANQIFRLGLSERTEIILLPNLIDWLGREAPGVSVVSTDTRPDGIESGLANGHVDLVLEASVPVSAAIRRRMLAQDELVVAVRRGHSVLSGRSLSLEQYLALNHVLVAGNRGAGVEDHELSRRGLRRTVVVQCQSHKSALEIILHSDILLTLSRLEAETITAADELEFYPFPLDAPMPPLTLYWHASMQDDPANSWLRQAIDLLMLNDKTA
- a CDS encoding TetR/AcrR family transcriptional regulator, whose amino-acid sequence is MMMATAFKPPMPRVKMRRADTAARLLEAACDVFAERGFEAASLDAICQRINMTRGAFYSSYASKEDLFIAVFDEEARRLASRLARLWIGVADHPDPLGAAAHRYALTEASDAKWRLLHAEFRLLAARNTNVAERYEAIADQLSANLGQRIADLVDAVGLQLVMPPAEAADLWSAVVEGSSWRHTRVPDQAAETLRKNLFALLGVLTTRKRGALA
- a CDS encoding carboxyl transferase domain-containing protein; translated protein: MNNRIEKLLIANRGEIAIRIARGARELGIATVAIHSSDDARALHLRSADEVVELSGNGPAAYLDIAGVVEAAVAHRCDAVHPGYGLLSENADFARACADAGIRFVGPPPEALERFSDKLHAKKLAETVGVSTLEGIDHADVGQALALLATGPVMVKAVAGGGGRGIRLVRDAGDLESAMNACAVEAEAAFGSGAVIVERFVERARHIEVQVVADAGGHVATIGTRDCTLQRRNQKLVEIAPAPALAFDLEARIVAAAHHLIAAAPYSGLATVEFLVDCDAAPGDRHAFAFIEVNPRIQVEHTVTEEVFGVDLVKASLLIACGARLVDLGLDQDPTPRGCAIQLRINAESIDAVGNIRPAGGAITAYDVPGGPGVRVDGAGYVGYAVNPRFDSLVAKLIVHDADFAAATQRARYALADFRIEGAENNLALLAALLDRPEFAASTIDTRWFERTLPDMMAIAEVRVEQDFGVIVQAPPAARPAAPAGTVAIPAPLTGLLVSVNVDPGDAVRAGQPLAMMEALKMQHVVNAEFSGLVRAIVATPGEIFGEGMPLLFLEPAEIGESETVESTEIDLDARRPDLAELDARIALTLDEHRPEAVARRRRSGQRTARENLSDLFDPDSFIEYGGLAIASGRRGTVEDLMRETPGDGLVTGIGTVNAAEFGEERAKCAALAYDFTVIAGTQGRMNHAKTDRLLSIVRDLEIPLVFYTEGGGGRPSDGSEGRRSTGLAGPSFHDLAALSGLVPRIGIASGRCFAGNAVMLGCCDIIIATEGANIGLGGPAMIEGGGLGTFAPEAIGPTDVMRANGVIDVVSIDEAAATTAAKHILGYFQGRSSQVEYADQRLLRHVVPENRLRVFDIRAAIELIADDRSWTELRPEFGSGMITGFLRVDGRPLGLIANDCRRLSGAMDADGCSKATDFLKLCDRVGLPVLSLCDTPGFMVGPEAEKTGTVRKGAYMFTVAASLRVPMFTIVVRKGYGLGAMAMAGGSLHASAFTIAWPTGELGGMGLEGAVRLGHRRELEAIADPVAREARFQEQVAALYSSGKAVAAAQFIDIDAVIDPADTRAWLKRGLDTAAARKCQGRPI
- a CDS encoding CaiB/BaiF CoA transferase family protein, translated to MKHKLPLDALPLVPSGRGFKLLAGVRVLDLTSSVAGPYAAMLLGDMGAEVIKVERPGGDDARAWGPPFLGGESLWFLSVNRNKQSLCLDYAKPGGRAILEELVRAADVLITNVPARVAAKLGIDYRATRALNPRIVHASITGFGADGARADMPCYDLIAEGYSGVMDITGEADGEPQKVGAPAADMLAGQDAAFGALAALFRRQTTGQGAFIDIALVDSMVRFLACRVTPYMGSGEVPRRTGAKDSVIAIYQAFETADEPITLGLGNDAIWARFWDVLGNPSMVDDPRYATNALRREQRTAIVARIQATLRTKPRAHWLAEFASARVPSGPVNRIDEVVADPELLRRGVFYRTPAGAGDVPQVGAAIRIDGAAGKPHLPPPALGEHSDRVLRDLLGRSSSEIAALRAQAII
- a CDS encoding spinster family MFS transporter, coding for MSGAADIRAQFDAENSGVGPAMTAYALGVLALVSFFNYADRMILSVIAEPLKRELGLSDANVGLLSGLIFALVYAVAGIPIARLADRTVRVRILGLCVMVWSVATALMGLAGSFLVLAIARMGVAVGEAGCIPISHSVIGDYMSPRRRALGISIFQAGGIAGLSVGLIIAAYLTGHFGWRTTLMAFGLCGLPLALLILFTLPEPAPRGARSEAGEPWYTAFVALMKRPPYRLIVAANTFGAFASYSLKLWMIPYFIRSHHLSVAEAGAWMGAASAAGGIFGVLVGGSLSVRLIQRDTRWEMWLPMITSIASAPLYGLVLLSPDVPTALSMQVFASMAAGGASGVALSAIQSFCEPHRRAMGIAIMVFAIAILGNGLGPYISGAISDIITPRFGDDALRWALLVPCAAFLAAAGLYLLAARSVSGSAARAWMPDD
- a CDS encoding alpha/beta hydrolase produces the protein MCYIAEPEQNVIAGKVCLSLHGGALMLQGGDLVAYDVLKTASQSGCLTFSVDYRMPPHDPYPAGLDDCLAAYVHLLESWRAQDIIVIGISAGGNLAASMVLRAIDEGLPAPAGLVLRSPEVDLTESGDTFHTNFGIDNVLPVKLMPINRVYAGGQPLDHPYISPLFGGFTSAFPPTFVQSGTRDLFLSNSVRIHRKLRDAGVDAELHVWEAMPHAGFGGLSPEDEEVWAEIRRFMARCFGKSNGQAPRARKPR